A single Triticum dicoccoides isolate Atlit2015 ecotype Zavitan chromosome 2A, WEW_v2.0, whole genome shotgun sequence DNA region contains:
- the LOC119355448 gene encoding uncharacterized protein LOC119355448 produces MSMSYDGSQSEDRQSEEVQSAYKKFSAGDEDVVRGFVNLDETEEQNEENEWSWVPQEEDPLAESASSLEKAQEVLEKFFKKNEDLESEMLKLSELGKEFVAEDSHDGNIGLPYIEADVLGMNQKMECLEQKLKEASDTITEKDSRLSELQSLINSAHTPTLQTEPVNIDELETELESHLQDKIEAEIQCLVMVKARQNWQARAEDQIALEEHRLSAGDDTTMLLKLQDTEKKIVMLKEQVDRLEAHEKELSVTTEVLRMQSKTFKIGLFGLLQLIMLFLSLKMFFAQDSARFGDLVPT; encoded by the exons ATGTCGATGAGTTACGATGGGTCTCAAAGTGAGGATCGGCAAAGTGAGGAGGTTCAGTCAGCATACAAAAAGTTCAGTGCAGGGGATGAGGACGTGGTAAGGGGTTTTGTAAATTTGGATGAAACCGAAGAGCAAAATGAAGAAAATGAGTGGAGTTGGGTGCCCCAAGAGGAGGATCCTCTTGCTGAATCAGCTTCTTCGCTTGAGAAAGCACAAGAAGTTCTTGAAAAATTCTTCAAGAAAAATGAAGATCTTGAAAGTG AGATGCTGAAATTGTCAGAACTTGGCAAGGAGTTTGTGGCTGAGGATTCACATGATGGCAACATAGGTTTGCCTTATATAGAGGCTGATGTACTGGGGATGAATCAAAAGATGGAATGTCTTGAACAGAAACTGAAAGAAGCGTCAGATACTATCACAGAGAAGGATTCAAGATTATCCGAGCTCCAGTCACTTATCAACAGTGCACATACACCAACGCTGCAGACGGAGCCCGTCAACATTGATGAGTTGGAGACCGAGCTTGAAAGCCACCTTCAGGACAAAATCGAAGCCGAGATTCAGTGTCTGGTCATGGTGAAAGCGAGGCAAAACTGGCAAGCCCGGGCCGAGGACCAGATCGCGTTGGAGGAGCACAGGCTCTCCGCCGGAGATGACACGACGATGTTGCTCAAGCTACAAGACACGGAGAAGAAGATTGTGATGCTGAAAGAGCAGGTGGACAGACTAGAGGCCCACGAGAAGGAGCTGTCGGTGACGACGGAGGTCCTGAGGATGCAAAGCAAGACCTTCAAGATCGGCCTCTTCGGTCTCCTCCAGCTGATCATGCTGTTCCTTTCCCTCAAGATGTTCTTCGCCCAGGACTCTGCCCGCTTCGGCGATCTCGTGCCGACATGA